One Eurosta solidaginis isolate ZX-2024a chromosome 1, ASM4086904v1, whole genome shotgun sequence genomic window, tgaatgaaacATCTAAAATAGAAatggaaaatattgaaatttgtcgCTGTGCCTCAAAAACAGCACAACTGTGCGCATTAGATAGCACCAAAGATGCTACAATTAGAAATTATTTAATGAATTgtcgaaatttgataaaatatataagaAATCCAACAAATGGCCTGCATGAATTTTTCGCACAAAACAAATTAGCCCTACCTCAGCTAGATTGTACAACTAAATATGGCTCAACCTACAATATGATGGCAGATATTTTAAATGCAAAAACAGTTTTAGTTAATATTGCAAACATAAAACATGAAATATCACAAGAAAAATTCGTAATAAATGACGAGTTAtggttttttataaaaagttactACACCATTTATGAGCCATtacaaaaaacaattataaaatttcaAGAAGAAGAACTACATTATTACGACTTATACGCACAATGGCTAAAATGCAAAATCTTAACTGAAAAACTAGTGCAAATATCGCCAGATTCATTGTCTCAGTTAATTGGTAATAATCTTCTAAACAACATTGAACATCGTACTTCGCAGCTTTTAACAAACGAATGTGTAAATGCTTGCTTGTATTTGGATCCACGTTTCAATCATATATTGAGCGCTCATAAAAGAGCTGATGCTatagttttcttaaaaaaaatatatgatcgCTTAAAAGAAATGGGCGGTCCTACTGAGTGCGAAAGCTCTTCCATTAAGTCTGAAAACTGTATGGAGACCACAAGCTCCATAAAGTCTGAACCCTGTATGGAGACCACAAGCTccataaagtctgaacactgtaTGGAGACCACAAGCTCTATAAAATCTGAAAAATCAGATTCAACTTATAATACTCTCACAGTATTCAATGCAGCAGCTCTTGAAGATGAAGACGATTACGTAAATGAATATCTTTGTCAAAATTTGGAGGCCCGCAATGCCGATCACACTGATGTGTATAGTAAAATAGAGAATTTAAAATTACCTTTTCAAAGAGTTAACACAAATATACTGGAGTTTTGGAAAGAGCGTGAATCAGTTGATCCCGAACTGTATGCGCTTAGTAATATTTGCTTTGCGATACCAACGCAGGTAATTATGTACTACGTAGAGTCAGTATCAAGTGCtagtttaaagttttttctttttttaatgaaaatattcctttttatttattacgactcttagagcctagTTCAAAAACTTAACCATCGGTAGACACACCTTTTTTTTTTACGTAAACCACATACTGGGGTAAGTTTCACCCAATTCATTAACATATATCCACAAACAGAGTTAAAgtttttatttccattttttttttttttttttgtaagtatttatacaaaataaatttaaaatgaattgtttaatttaattaattcaaggacatcaaataatataataacataCTTTGTTTTTATTGACTTAAAGAAATTTTCTATCAGAAATATGTTTTGCGttctaaagaaaaaaacaatatCAGGAAACTATCTTGGACTTCAAAAAAACTATGTAATTTagaagtaaataagtaaatatacgAAAGAATAGCGAATTCATAAAAATTAGTAAGTTTACTTAGCTTAGCTAAACACTCTAACAAGAAAGACAATTTGAGGTTATAGAATTTATTCAATCTTCTTCCGCGCATTGGTAGCAAATCATAGGTCTATGTTCCTCACACATAGGTAAGTGGCAGCGAGCACAGGTCTTGGACGTCTTCCGGTCTTTTTTTCTGTCACAAAACTCACATCTAACAGGTTTTGAAAGTCTTGTGTTACGAGTTGCGCAATAGTCCTGCACTGATAATATTTGCTGTGTTtgaatcaaaattaatattttcatCATCCAAATCCGATAACAAACGTTGCGCCTCGATTTCGTTTAGAGGACGACTTCTAGACCACATTGCCATTATTGACCTAAAATAAAATCTTTCCTTATAGAAATGGAattgaaaaaagataaaaattcacCTTATGGAAAAAAGTACGCGAACTACACACGGGTAAATTTCACCCACTCACTTTGGTGCTCACCAACTTCTGACGACTAACTGCCTTAATTGGAAGAGTAAAATCTGCATTGTTAAAATAcagctaaatttttaaattaaaaaatttaattatgacaCGTTAGTGATGCATTTAAATTTCAACAACTATATCATTTAATCGGCCTAGTAATCATACAACCGGCTCTTAAAtaagtttctatcacaatttttaatatattcaggtagttcgttgaagcattttaaccctttgtaaaaaagactattttgttccgattcgGTTTTATAATTGGgcaatttaaaatcatttctctgcctt contains:
- the LOC137237632 gene encoding uncharacterized protein isoform X1 — its product is MAPRLNKKQIFTYFNLIDDGAIAVCKMCNHNLKSDRLFNLKTHLSKLHKIKYSGDNNESCGSGSGVVKKEFRKKIIKIPICHKQLLRSYIGLIIEDNMPFHVLDSENMKNIIDPICEGISLKYEKKFDLNSHKCKILIKLMASNIRDEIREELEQRLISLKIVSATRLSHNNSNKYTLSAQYVQNYVIQSKILGIIELESTTQDISTEIMKVLNKYGISFQQIVTITLDNRGDSIFKAGAEDAEESNDVYLKNIEILNETSKIEMENIEICRCASKTAQLCALDSTKDATIRNYLMNCRNLIKYIRNPTNGLHEFFAQNKLALPQLDCTTKYGSTYNMMADILNAKTVLVNIANIKHEISQEKFVINDELWFFIKSYYTIYEPLQKTIIKFQEEELHYYDLYAQWLKCKILTEKLVQISPDSLSQLIGNNLLNNIEHRTSQLLTNECVNACLYLDPRFNHILSAHKRADAIVFLKKIYDRLKEMGGPTECESSSIKSENCMETTSSIKSEPCMETTSSIKSEHCMETTSSIKSEKSDSTYNTLTVFNAAALEDEDDYVNEYLCQNLEARNADHTDVYSKIENLKLPFQRVNTNILEFWKERESVDPELYALSNICFAIPTQVTPGKEIASLNLLMADNRNDLTNDMLEDIILVKLNPIFLDRAINEFSGFKVMDE
- the LOC137237632 gene encoding uncharacterized protein isoform X2; translated protein: MAPRLNKKQIFTYFNLIDDGAIAVCKMCNHNLKSDRLFNLKTHLSKLHKIKYSGDNNESCGSGSGVVKKEFRKKIIKIPICHKQLLRSYIGLIIEDNMPFHVLDSENMKNIIDPICEGISLKYEKKFDLNSHKCKILIKLMASNIRDEIREELEQRLISLKIVSATRLSHNNSNKYTLSAQYVQNYVIQSKILGIIELESTTQDISTEIMKVLNKYGISFQQIVTITLDNRGDSIFKAGAEDAEESNDVYLKNIEILNETSKIEMENIEICRCASKTAQLCALDSTKDATIRNYLMNCRNLIKYIRNPTNGLHEFFAQNKLALPQLDCTTKYGSTYNMMADILNAKTVLVNIANIKHEISQEKFVINDELWFFIKSYYTIYEPLQKTIIKFQEEELHYYDLYAQWLKCKILTEKLVQISPDSLSQLIGNNLLNNIEHRTSQLLTNECVNACLYLDPRFNHILSAHKRADAIVFLKKIYDRLKEMGGPTECESSSIKSENCMETTSSIKSEPCMETTSSIKSEHCMETTSSIKSEKSDSTYNTLTVFNAAALEDEDDYVNEYLCQNLEARNADHTDVYSKIENLKLPFQRVNTNILEFWKERESVDPELYALSNICFAIPTQSLVQKLNHR